A region of Myxococcus stipitatus DSM 14675 DNA encodes the following proteins:
- the ftsA gene encoding cell division protein FtsA yields MAKQKSGEIIVGLDIGTTKICAIVGELTDSGIDIIGIGTHPSKGLRKGVVVNIEATVSSIRRAIEEAELMAGAEISHVYTGIAGGHIKGFNSQGIVAVKDKEVREADIARVIDAAKAVAIPLDREVIHVLPQEFIIDDQGGIKEPLGMAGVRLEAKVHIVTGAVSSAQNIVKCANRTGLNVSDIVLQPLASAEAVLGDDEKELGVCLVDIGGGTTDIAIFSGGSIVHTAVIALGGNNLTSDIAIGLRTPAHEAERIKQKYGCALASLINKDDTLEVPSVGGRQPRVLGRQILCEILEPRVEEIFQLVHREIQKCGYEDLLASGVVITGGSTLLAGMPELAEEVLGLPVRRGMPRGIGGLVDVVKSPMYATGVGLVVYGAKHLDRRMFRIREENVYKKVKGRMREWLEEIF; encoded by the coding sequence ATGGCGAAGCAGAAGTCGGGGGAGATTATTGTCGGCCTCGACATCGGCACGACGAAGATTTGCGCCATCGTCGGGGAGCTGACCGACAGCGGTATCGACATCATCGGTATCGGGACGCATCCGTCGAAGGGGCTGCGTAAGGGCGTGGTGGTCAACATCGAGGCGACCGTCTCCTCCATCCGCCGCGCGATCGAAGAAGCGGAGCTGATGGCGGGCGCCGAGATTTCCCATGTCTACACGGGCATCGCCGGTGGCCACATCAAGGGCTTCAATTCCCAGGGCATCGTCGCGGTGAAGGACAAGGAGGTCCGCGAGGCGGACATCGCCCGCGTCATCGACGCGGCGAAGGCGGTGGCCATTCCCCTGGACCGGGAAGTCATCCACGTGCTGCCCCAGGAGTTCATCATCGATGACCAGGGCGGCATCAAGGAGCCCCTGGGCATGGCGGGCGTGCGCCTGGAGGCCAAGGTGCACATCGTCACGGGCGCCGTCTCCAGCGCGCAGAACATCGTCAAGTGCGCGAACCGGACGGGCCTGAATGTTTCGGACATCGTCCTGCAGCCCCTGGCGAGCGCCGAGGCCGTGCTGGGCGACGACGAGAAGGAGCTGGGCGTCTGCCTCGTCGACATCGGCGGCGGCACGACGGACATCGCCATCTTCTCGGGTGGCTCCATCGTCCACACGGCGGTGATTGCACTGGGTGGCAACAACCTCACCAGTGATATTGCCATCGGGTTGCGCACGCCGGCCCACGAGGCCGAGCGCATCAAGCAGAAGTACGGCTGCGCGCTGGCGTCGCTCATCAACAAGGACGACACGCTGGAGGTGCCGAGCGTGGGCGGGCGTCAGCCTCGCGTCCTGGGGCGGCAGATTCTCTGCGAGATTCTGGAGCCGCGCGTCGAGGAGATCTTCCAGCTGGTGCACCGGGAGATCCAGAAGTGTGGCTACGAGGACCTGCTGGCCTCGGGCGTCGTGATCACCGGTGGCTCCACGCTGCTGGCGGGCATGCCGGAGCTGGCCGAGGAAGTGCTCGGGTTGCCGGTGCGCCGGGGCATGCCGCGCGGCATCGGCGGCCTGGTGGATGTGGTGAAGAGCCCGATGTACGCGACGGGCGTGGGCCTGGTCGTCTACGGCGCCAAGCACCTGGACCGTCGCATGTTCCGCATCCGCGAAGAGAACGTGTACAAGAAGGTGAAGGGCCGCATGCGCGAGTGGCTCGAGGAAATCTTCTAG
- a CDS encoding cell division protein FtsQ/DivIB: MAFGRNKNRRRQDAAQRNEAVKGAVRSKGPGVMKVLALTLATGLLVWGGVELRRWALQSPRFELAAVSFSGLQRASRVELLRLAALTKGQNLWALDVGALERTMLQHPWVKKVEVSRRFPNRVSVAVTEHVPEALAVLGELYVLDEEGEPFKRVTPGDGLDLPLVTGVDREGYVADPDQARQRFQAALEVARAYTKEAVAGKPERLSEVRMEGRDVTLVAASGQEVRLGEGDSEVKLQRLARVRRELGARGLAAEIIHLDNRARPGWVAVKISSPVSERNGSAKQ, encoded by the coding sequence ATGGCCTTTGGTCGAAACAAGAACCGCCGCCGTCAGGACGCCGCCCAGCGAAACGAGGCGGTCAAAGGCGCGGTGCGTTCGAAGGGACCGGGCGTGATGAAGGTGCTGGCGCTGACGCTGGCGACGGGGCTGTTGGTGTGGGGCGGGGTGGAGCTGAGGCGCTGGGCGCTCCAGTCTCCGCGGTTCGAGCTGGCGGCGGTGTCGTTCTCCGGCCTGCAGCGCGCCTCGCGCGTGGAGTTGCTGCGGCTGGCGGCGCTGACGAAGGGGCAGAACCTGTGGGCGTTGGACGTGGGGGCGCTGGAGCGCACCATGCTTCAGCACCCGTGGGTGAAGAAGGTGGAGGTGTCCCGGCGTTTCCCCAACCGCGTGTCGGTCGCGGTGACGGAGCATGTGCCGGAGGCACTGGCGGTGCTGGGCGAGCTGTACGTGTTGGACGAGGAGGGCGAGCCCTTCAAGCGGGTGACGCCAGGGGATGGACTGGACCTGCCGCTCGTCACCGGGGTGGACCGGGAGGGCTACGTGGCGGACCCGGACCAGGCGCGCCAGCGGTTCCAGGCAGCGCTGGAAGTGGCTCGGGCGTACACGAAGGAGGCGGTGGCGGGCAAGCCCGAGCGGCTGTCCGAGGTGCGGATGGAGGGGCGGGACGTGACGCTGGTGGCGGCTTCCGGCCAGGAAGTGCGCCTAGGCGAAGGAGATTCCGAGGTCAAGCTGCAGCGGTTGGCCCGTGTCCGGCGCGAACTGGGCGCCAGGGGGCTTGCAGCGGAGATCATTCACCTGGATAACCGGGCCCGGCCCGGTTGGGTGGCGGTGAAGATTTCGAGCCCCGTGTCCGAGAGGAACGGGAGCGCGAAGCAGTAA
- a CDS encoding D-alanine--D-alanine ligase, whose protein sequence is MTVIRGAFSKDELKHKRVGVLYGGLSAEREVSLRTGAAVAEALRSLGYTVVDIDVGKDLPARLVAEKVDVAWLAVHGRYGEDGSLQGLLESMFIPYTGSGVLASALGMDKVYAKQVFVAHDIPTPAYRAFQDEASALAAGDSLPFPFPVVVKPSREGSSVGVHICKTRDAYDAAVRDAAKYAGTLLVEQFVKGREVQGGVLDDEALGVIEVRAAREFYDYDAKYKAGTGTQYLFPAPLPPDQYARVNEVCLGAHRALGCAGGSRSDVIVTEGGAVFLLETNTLPGMTATSLLPKIAAGRGIDFPSLCERLLQGACLKA, encoded by the coding sequence ATGACAGTCATTCGCGGTGCCTTCAGCAAGGACGAACTCAAGCACAAGCGCGTGGGCGTGTTGTACGGCGGCCTCTCCGCCGAGCGCGAAGTGTCCCTGCGCACCGGCGCCGCCGTGGCCGAGGCGCTGCGCTCGCTGGGCTACACCGTGGTGGACATCGACGTGGGCAAGGACCTGCCCGCGCGCCTCGTCGCGGAGAAGGTGGACGTGGCGTGGCTGGCGGTGCACGGCCGCTACGGCGAGGACGGCAGCCTCCAGGGACTGCTCGAGTCCATGTTCATTCCCTACACGGGCAGCGGCGTGCTGGCCTCCGCGCTGGGCATGGACAAGGTCTACGCCAAGCAGGTGTTCGTGGCGCATGACATCCCCACGCCCGCCTACCGCGCGTTCCAGGACGAGGCCTCCGCGCTGGCGGCGGGGGACTCGCTGCCGTTTCCCTTCCCCGTCGTCGTGAAGCCCAGCCGAGAGGGCAGCAGCGTGGGCGTGCACATCTGCAAGACGCGCGACGCGTATGACGCCGCGGTGCGGGATGCTGCGAAGTACGCGGGCACCCTCCTGGTGGAGCAGTTCGTCAAGGGCCGCGAAGTCCAAGGTGGAGTCCTGGACGATGAGGCGCTCGGTGTCATCGAGGTTCGCGCCGCACGCGAGTTCTACGACTACGATGCGAAGTACAAGGCGGGCACTGGAACGCAGTACCTCTTCCCCGCGCCCCTTCCTCCGGATCAGTATGCACGGGTCAACGAGGTATGCCTGGGCGCGCACCGGGCCCTGGGCTGTGCAGGGGGGTCGCGCTCGGATGTCATCGTCACCGAGGGAGGCGCTGTGTTCCTGCTGGAAACCAACACGCTGCCGGGCATGACGGCCACCAGCCTGCTGCCCAAGATTGCGGCTGGACGCGGTATCGACTTCCCGTCCTTGTGCGAGCGCCTGTTGCAAGGGGCCTGTCTCAAGGCTTAG
- the murB gene encoding UDP-N-acetylmuramate dehydrogenase, which produces MVDEGVKTALAERFEQVPECEVKAGAPLAPLISVRVGGAAEALVRPRTVDALVALLKLARDEGAPVTILGGGANTLVGDGGVPGLTVKVPGTLFPEEIEVGAEEGLITLCAGSAIVRIVNVMRAQGLVGAEFLAGIPGTLGGAVSMNAGTKNGEAYRVIDAVEVATADGVGWLTKAQIPHSYRHSELPPGGVVTRVRFRLPKGDVDASKAAMDADLGYRKRTQPLSQPNFGSVFTNPPGDHAGRLIERVGLKGHTLGRAQISTLHANWIVNLGGASARDVLGLITLMQTRVREEAGVEMKPEVKRVGEFLP; this is translated from the coding sequence ATGGTGGACGAGGGTGTGAAGACGGCGCTGGCGGAGCGCTTCGAGCAGGTGCCGGAGTGCGAGGTGAAGGCCGGGGCACCCCTGGCCCCACTCATCAGCGTCCGGGTCGGTGGCGCGGCGGAGGCGCTGGTGCGTCCGCGCACGGTCGATGCGCTGGTGGCCTTGCTGAAGCTCGCGCGCGACGAGGGGGCTCCTGTCACCATCCTGGGCGGTGGGGCCAACACGCTGGTGGGCGACGGCGGCGTGCCGGGGCTCACCGTGAAGGTTCCGGGGACGCTGTTCCCGGAGGAAATCGAGGTGGGGGCCGAGGAGGGCCTCATCACCTTGTGCGCGGGCTCGGCCATCGTGCGCATCGTCAACGTGATGCGGGCCCAGGGGCTGGTGGGCGCGGAGTTCCTCGCGGGCATCCCGGGGACCCTGGGCGGCGCGGTGTCGATGAACGCGGGCACGAAGAACGGCGAGGCCTACCGGGTCATCGACGCGGTGGAAGTGGCGACGGCGGACGGGGTGGGGTGGCTCACCAAGGCGCAGATTCCGCACTCCTACCGGCACTCGGAGTTGCCTCCGGGCGGTGTGGTGACGCGGGTGCGCTTCCGCCTCCCCAAGGGGGACGTGGACGCCTCCAAGGCGGCGATGGACGCGGACCTGGGCTACCGCAAGCGCACGCAGCCCTTGAGTCAGCCGAACTTCGGCAGCGTCTTCACCAATCCGCCGGGCGACCATGCCGGGCGGCTCATCGAGCGCGTGGGCCTGAAGGGGCACACGCTGGGGCGGGCGCAGATTTCGACGCTGCACGCCAACTGGATTGTCAACCTGGGCGGGGCCTCCGCTCGGGACGTGCTGGGCCTCATCACGCTGATGCAGACGCGCGTGCGAGAGGAGGCCGGCGTGGAGATGAAACCCGAAGTCAAACGCGTGGGGGAGTTCCTGCCATGA
- the murC gene encoding UDP-N-acetylmuramate--L-alanine ligase — protein sequence MTKNKPQSLFKTRHAAQVHFVGIGGIGMSGIAEVLLNLGYRVSGSDLKESDITRRLARMGATLFEGHKAQNLVQADVVVISSAVRKDNPEVVTARQRKIPVIPRAEMLAELMRLKYSVAVAGSHGKTTTTSMVATVLSAAGLDPTAVVGGKVNVLDSNAKLGNSELMVVEADESDGSFLKLHPSISIVTNIDPEHMDHYGSLETLQTAFVEFCNRVPFYGLNVLCLDNPNVQALLPRIEKRFVTYGSSHMADYRLESISLDGFTTTFQAFRREEALGEFRVRMVGAHNAFNALAVIAVAEEMDIPLETVRTALAEFGGVQRRFTVKGEAKGITVVDDYGHHPTEVLATLAGARRAFGRRVVVAFQPHRYTRTHDLMKEFTTAFNDADVLFVSSVYAAGEEPIPGATGDALADAIRAHGHRDVTYVPKRTDLPAALLPRLREGDLVLTLGAGDITHVGPDLLSLLNAPAVTKG from the coding sequence GTGACGAAGAACAAGCCTCAGAGTCTCTTCAAGACGCGGCATGCCGCGCAGGTGCACTTCGTGGGCATCGGCGGCATCGGCATGAGCGGCATCGCCGAGGTGCTGCTGAACCTGGGCTACCGGGTGTCCGGCTCCGACTTGAAGGAGAGCGACATCACCCGGCGCCTGGCGCGCATGGGCGCCACCCTCTTCGAGGGACACAAGGCGCAGAACCTGGTCCAGGCCGACGTGGTGGTGATTTCGTCGGCGGTGCGCAAGGACAACCCCGAGGTCGTCACCGCGCGCCAGCGCAAGATTCCCGTCATCCCGCGCGCGGAGATGCTCGCGGAGCTGATGCGGCTGAAGTACTCGGTCGCGGTGGCCGGCAGCCACGGCAAGACGACGACGACGTCCATGGTGGCCACGGTGCTGAGCGCCGCGGGCCTGGACCCGACGGCGGTGGTGGGCGGCAAGGTGAACGTCCTCGACTCCAACGCCAAGCTGGGCAACAGCGAGCTGATGGTGGTGGAGGCGGACGAGAGCGACGGCAGCTTCCTCAAGCTGCACCCGTCCATCTCCATCGTCACCAACATCGACCCGGAGCACATGGACCACTACGGCTCGCTGGAGACGCTCCAGACGGCCTTCGTGGAGTTCTGCAACCGGGTGCCGTTCTACGGCCTCAACGTGCTGTGCCTGGACAACCCCAACGTCCAGGCGCTGCTGCCGCGCATCGAGAAGCGCTTCGTCACGTACGGCAGCTCGCACATGGCGGACTACCGCCTGGAGAGCATCTCCCTGGACGGCTTCACCACGACGTTCCAGGCGTTCCGCCGTGAAGAGGCGCTGGGTGAGTTCCGCGTGCGCATGGTCGGCGCGCACAACGCCTTCAACGCGCTGGCCGTCATCGCCGTGGCGGAGGAGATGGACATCCCGCTGGAGACGGTGCGCACCGCGCTGGCCGAGTTCGGCGGCGTGCAGCGGCGCTTCACCGTGAAGGGCGAGGCGAAGGGCATCACCGTGGTGGATGACTATGGTCATCACCCCACGGAGGTGCTGGCCACGCTCGCGGGCGCGCGCCGCGCGTTCGGTCGGCGCGTGGTGGTGGCCTTCCAGCCGCACCGCTATACGCGCACGCATGACCTGATGAAGGAGTTCACCACCGCGTTCAACGACGCGGACGTGCTCTTCGTCAGCAGCGTCTACGCGGCCGGTGAGGAGCCGATTCCCGGAGCGACGGGAGACGCGCTGGCGGACGCCATCCGCGCGCACGGGCACCGTGACGTGACGTATGTCCCCAAGCGCACGGACCTGCCCGCGGCGCTGCTGCCTCGGCTGCGCGAGGGCGACCTGGTGCTGACGCTGGGCGCCGGTGACATCACCCACGTGGGCCCGGACCTCTTGAGCCTGCTCAACGCCCCCGCCGTGACGAAGGGCTAG
- the murG gene encoding undecaprenyldiphospho-muramoylpentapeptide beta-N-acetylglucosaminyltransferase has protein sequence MKVLIAGGGTGGHLFPGIALAEEVVTRHHANEVVFVGTERGLEARVVPREGYPLELVKVQGLKGKGLFSLLKALVALPLAFIESFRILVRQKPDVVVGVGGYASGPVVLAAWLMGIPTAIQEQNALPGLTNKVLGKVVRVVFIAFEEARRFFPEKKVQLIGNPIRRKLMDNYLRSHVAHENFSVLVFGGSLGARGINQRMLEALDSLGDLKGDVRFVHQTGKNDLEMVRKGYADKGFQAEVVEFIDDMSSAYAKADLVVCRAGATTLAELTVCKKASILIPFPHATDDHQTVNARALVDAGAALMFQESELTGQKLAETLRTLKSQPERLKGMEKKAALLGRPEAAKELADVCVDLMVQTWGPSGRERATPEAKKAPRSES, from the coding sequence GTGAAGGTGCTCATCGCGGGAGGCGGCACCGGTGGACATCTCTTCCCCGGCATCGCGCTGGCGGAAGAAGTGGTGACGCGTCACCACGCCAATGAGGTCGTCTTCGTGGGCACGGAGCGAGGCCTGGAGGCGCGCGTGGTTCCGCGCGAGGGCTATCCGCTGGAGCTGGTGAAGGTGCAGGGCCTCAAGGGCAAGGGCCTCTTCTCGTTGCTCAAGGCGCTGGTGGCGCTGCCCCTGGCCTTCATCGAGTCGTTTCGCATCCTCGTGCGGCAGAAGCCGGACGTGGTGGTGGGCGTGGGCGGCTACGCGAGCGGGCCGGTGGTGCTGGCCGCGTGGCTGATGGGCATCCCCACCGCCATCCAGGAGCAGAACGCGCTGCCGGGCCTCACCAACAAGGTGCTGGGCAAGGTGGTGCGCGTGGTCTTCATCGCCTTCGAGGAGGCGCGGCGCTTCTTCCCCGAGAAGAAGGTGCAGCTCATCGGCAACCCCATCCGCCGCAAGCTGATGGACAACTACCTGCGCAGCCACGTGGCGCACGAGAACTTCTCGGTGCTCGTCTTCGGCGGCAGCCTGGGCGCGCGGGGCATCAACCAGCGGATGTTGGAGGCGCTCGACTCGCTGGGCGACTTGAAGGGCGACGTGCGCTTCGTGCACCAGACGGGGAAGAACGACCTGGAGATGGTGCGCAAGGGCTACGCGGACAAGGGCTTCCAGGCGGAGGTGGTGGAGTTCATCGACGACATGTCGAGCGCGTACGCGAAGGCGGACCTCGTCGTCTGTCGCGCGGGCGCCACCACGTTGGCGGAGCTCACGGTGTGCAAGAAGGCGAGCATCCTCATTCCCTTCCCGCACGCCACGGATGACCACCAGACGGTGAATGCGCGGGCGCTGGTGGATGCGGGCGCGGCGTTGATGTTCCAGGAGTCGGAGCTGACGGGGCAGAAGCTGGCGGAGACGCTGCGGACGCTGAAGTCGCAGCCGGAGCGTCTCAAGGGCATGGAGAAGAAGGCGGCGCTGCTGGGCCGTCCCGAGGCGGCGAAGGAGCTGGCGGACGTGTGTGTTGACCTGATGGTGCAGACCTGGGGCCCCAGTGGCCGCGAGCGCGCCACCCCCGAGGCGAAGAAGGCACCCAGGAGCGAGTCGTGA
- the ftsW gene encoding putative lipid II flippase FtsW, with translation MKTSPPSTSLVRFDPLLLCAVLALVTIGLVMVYSASAVLAQDKLGDSLYFFKRQLTAAGMGLVAMAVAMKVGWRKLARWAYPLLLAAIVLLVLVAIPGIGSTAGGARRWIRLPGFSLQPAEVAKFAWVVYLSYSLAKKREKVATFSVGFLPHLALCGILVMLCMLQPDFGSSVLLVFMLFVLLFAAGAKLSYLVGSILLALPLAYVAIASSPYRMKRILAFLDPWAHRHDVGYQVAESLMSIGSGGVVGLGLGDGRQKLFFLPEAHTDFIFSILGEETGLVGVGVLVALYAIVLWRGVRASLAAGETFGTYLGLGFTSIIAFQATVNMCVAMGLLPTKGLTLPFVSYGGTSLVVLMSAAGVLLSLSASAQGAPKSSRAGSELREVAA, from the coding sequence ATGAAGACCTCTCCTCCGTCGACCTCGCTCGTGCGGTTCGACCCCTTGCTGCTGTGCGCCGTGCTGGCCCTCGTCACCATTGGATTGGTGATGGTGTACTCGGCGAGCGCGGTGCTCGCGCAGGACAAGCTGGGAGACAGCTTGTACTTCTTCAAGCGGCAGCTCACCGCGGCCGGCATGGGCCTGGTGGCCATGGCCGTGGCCATGAAGGTGGGGTGGCGCAAGCTGGCGCGCTGGGCGTATCCGCTGCTGCTCGCGGCCATCGTCCTGCTGGTGCTGGTGGCGATTCCGGGCATCGGCTCGACGGCGGGTGGCGCGCGGCGCTGGATTCGGCTGCCGGGCTTCAGCCTCCAGCCGGCGGAGGTCGCCAAGTTCGCGTGGGTGGTCTACCTGTCCTATTCGCTGGCGAAGAAGCGCGAGAAGGTGGCGACGTTCTCCGTGGGCTTCCTCCCGCACCTGGCGCTCTGCGGCATCCTGGTGATGCTTTGCATGCTCCAGCCGGACTTCGGCAGCAGCGTGTTGCTGGTGTTCATGCTGTTCGTGCTGCTGTTCGCCGCGGGCGCGAAGCTCAGCTATCTGGTGGGCTCCATCCTGCTCGCGCTGCCGCTGGCCTACGTGGCCATCGCCTCCAGCCCGTACCGGATGAAGCGCATCCTGGCCTTCCTGGACCCGTGGGCGCATCGCCATGACGTGGGCTACCAGGTGGCGGAGTCGCTCATGTCCATCGGCTCTGGCGGCGTGGTGGGCCTGGGCCTGGGGGACGGGCGACAGAAGCTCTTCTTCCTGCCGGAAGCCCATACGGACTTCATCTTCTCCATCCTGGGTGAGGAGACGGGGCTGGTGGGCGTGGGGGTGCTCGTCGCGCTCTACGCCATCGTCCTGTGGCGCGGCGTGCGCGCGAGCCTGGCGGCGGGGGAGACCTTCGGCACGTACCTGGGGCTGGGCTTCACCTCCATCATCGCGTTCCAGGCCACGGTGAACATGTGCGTGGCCATGGGGCTGCTCCCGACGAAGGGGCTGACGCTGCCGTTCGTCTCGTACGGCGGCACGTCGCTGGTGGTGCTGATGTCGGCGGCGGGGGTGTTGTTGTCGCTGAGCGCCAGTGCGCAGGGGGCGCCGAAAAGCTCGCGAGCAGGCTCGGAGTTGAGGGAGGTGGCGGCGTGA
- the murD gene encoding UDP-N-acetylmuramoyl-L-alanine--D-glutamate ligase, protein MTVSLSGQKVLVYGLAKSGVAALRLLRQHGAHVTALDARGEDALGDVAREVKSLGATLVTVPAPQGLLESQALVVVSPGVPLALPELRAAAAAGVPIWGEVELASRFLESVPLFGITGTNGKSTTTALTGELFAKSGRRTFVGGNLGRPFSEAAMSPGDWDALVVELSSFQLEGIQTLRPRGAVILNLTPDHLDRYASHSTYGEAKARIFHHQRAGDFAVVNADDAEVMGLARQAKVPVYGFSVTGKPVVDAPVLAGLAVAEEGGFRLDFQGEHYRLNNRALRGAHNAQNAMAATLLARLGGVSADAVQAGLDSYPGLPHRLESVRVLDGVEWVNDSKATNVDSVLVALRAFRSGLWLIAGGKGKGAPYAPMVEEGLGKVKGVLTIGADADVLAQAYAGRAQVHACGTLAVAVEKARELAKAGETVLLSPACASYDQFKNFEDRGDTFKRLVGAL, encoded by the coding sequence ATGACGGTCTCGCTGTCCGGGCAGAAGGTGTTGGTGTACGGGCTGGCGAAGAGCGGCGTGGCGGCGCTGCGCTTGTTGCGACAGCACGGCGCGCACGTCACCGCGCTGGATGCTCGCGGTGAGGACGCGCTGGGAGACGTGGCCCGCGAGGTGAAGTCGCTGGGGGCCACGCTGGTCACGGTCCCCGCACCGCAGGGTCTGCTGGAGTCGCAGGCCCTGGTGGTGGTGAGCCCCGGCGTGCCGCTGGCGCTCCCGGAGCTGCGAGCCGCCGCCGCCGCCGGAGTGCCCATCTGGGGCGAGGTGGAGCTGGCGTCGCGCTTCCTGGAGTCGGTGCCGCTGTTCGGCATCACCGGCACCAACGGCAAGAGCACCACCACGGCGTTGACGGGGGAGCTGTTCGCGAAGAGCGGCCGTCGCACCTTCGTGGGTGGCAACCTGGGCCGGCCCTTCAGCGAGGCGGCGATGTCGCCCGGGGATTGGGATGCCCTGGTGGTGGAGCTGTCCAGCTTCCAGCTCGAGGGTATCCAGACGCTTCGCCCGCGCGGCGCCGTCATCCTCAACCTGACGCCGGACCACCTGGACCGGTACGCGAGCCACTCGACCTACGGCGAGGCCAAGGCACGCATCTTCCATCACCAGCGCGCGGGAGACTTCGCGGTGGTGAACGCGGACGACGCGGAGGTGATGGGCCTGGCGCGCCAGGCGAAGGTGCCCGTGTACGGCTTCAGCGTGACGGGCAAGCCGGTGGTGGACGCGCCGGTGCTCGCGGGGCTGGCGGTCGCGGAGGAGGGCGGCTTCCGGCTGGACTTCCAGGGCGAGCACTACCGGCTGAACAACCGCGCGCTGCGCGGGGCGCACAACGCGCAGAACGCGATGGCGGCGACGCTGCTGGCGCGGCTGGGCGGGGTGTCGGCCGACGCGGTGCAGGCGGGGCTCGACAGCTACCCGGGCCTGCCGCACCGGCTGGAGAGTGTGCGGGTGTTGGACGGGGTGGAGTGGGTGAACGACTCGAAGGCCACGAACGTGGACTCGGTGCTGGTGGCGCTGAGGGCCTTCCGAAGCGGGCTGTGGCTGATTGCCGGCGGCAAGGGCAAGGGCGCGCCGTACGCGCCCATGGTGGAAGAGGGGCTGGGCAAGGTGAAGGGCGTGCTGACCATCGGCGCGGACGCGGACGTGCTGGCGCAGGCGTACGCGGGACGCGCGCAGGTGCACGCGTGCGGGACGTTGGCGGTGGCGGTGGAGAAGGCGCGAGAGCTGGCGAAGGCGGGGGAGACGGTGCTGCTGTCACCCGCGTGTGCGTCGTACGATCAGTTCAAGAACTTCGAGGACCGGGGCGACACGTTCAAGCGCCTGGTCGGAGCGCTGTGA
- the mraY gene encoding phospho-N-acetylmuramoyl-pentapeptide-transferase, with protein sequence MLYLLYELIQNTEAGRILNFLRYPTFRIIAAGVFALVLGMLIGPRLIDRLRLNQYGQSNVRENTPDSHQKKKGTPTMGGTLILICIAAGTLLFADLKSRVIWVVLLLTFGYGFIGFLDDWLKLSKRNSKGLAGRKKMALQTFFYLVAVFGLLTTWTQPDGSFSPTLLINTRLTLPFIPSHWFNLDLGWFYVVFAWLVIVGTSNAVNLTDGLDGLAIVPTIVSAITFAVLCYVAGTTLSIADSVTVGGATKLVATPLYQYLGILQVPGGAELAVFCASIVGAGISFLWFNTYPASVFMGDIGSLALGGALGALAVLSKNEVVSAIIHGIFFAEALSVMIQVASFKMTGKRVFKMAPVHHHFELKGLAEPKIIVRFWIVSILCGGVALLSLKLR encoded by the coding sequence GTGCTGTACCTGCTCTACGAGCTCATCCAGAACACGGAGGCGGGGCGCATCCTCAACTTCTTGCGCTACCCCACCTTCCGCATCATCGCCGCCGGTGTCTTCGCGCTCGTGCTGGGCATGCTGATTGGTCCGCGCCTCATCGACAGGCTGCGGCTGAATCAGTACGGGCAGAGCAACGTGCGCGAGAACACGCCGGACTCGCATCAGAAGAAGAAGGGCACGCCCACCATGGGTGGCACGCTCATCCTCATCTGCATCGCGGCCGGCACGCTGCTCTTCGCGGACCTGAAGAGCCGGGTCATCTGGGTGGTGCTGCTGCTCACCTTCGGCTACGGCTTCATCGGCTTCCTGGACGACTGGCTCAAGCTGTCCAAGCGCAACTCGAAGGGCCTGGCCGGGCGCAAGAAGATGGCGCTGCAGACCTTCTTCTACCTGGTGGCCGTCTTCGGACTCTTGACCACGTGGACGCAGCCGGATGGCTCCTTCAGTCCCACGCTGCTCATCAATACGCGGCTGACGCTGCCCTTCATCCCTTCCCATTGGTTCAACCTGGACCTGGGCTGGTTCTACGTCGTCTTCGCGTGGCTGGTCATCGTGGGCACATCCAACGCGGTGAACCTCACCGACGGCCTGGACGGGCTCGCCATCGTCCCGACGATCGTCTCGGCCATCACCTTCGCGGTGCTCTGCTACGTTGCGGGCACGACGCTGAGCATCGCGGACTCGGTGACGGTGGGCGGGGCGACGAAGCTGGTGGCGACGCCGCTGTATCAATACCTGGGCATCCTCCAGGTGCCGGGCGGGGCGGAGCTGGCGGTGTTCTGCGCCTCCATCGTCGGTGCGGGCATCTCGTTCCTGTGGTTCAACACCTACCCGGCCTCCGTCTTCATGGGCGACATCGGCTCGCTGGCGCTGGGGGGCGCGCTGGGCGCGCTGGCGGTGCTGTCCAAGAACGAGGTGGTGTCCGCCATCATCCACGGCATCTTCTTCGCGGAGGCGCTGAGCGTGATGATTCAGGTGGCCTCCTTCAAGATGACGGGGAAGCGCGTCTTCAAGATGGCGCCGGTGCATCACCACTTCGAGCTCAAGGGCCTGGCCGAGCCGAAGATCATCGTCCGTTTCTGGATCGTCTCCATCCTCTGTGGTGGCGTGGCGCTCCTATCGCTGAAGCTGCGCTGA